The Osmia lignaria lignaria isolate PbOS001 chromosome 14, iyOsmLign1, whole genome shotgun sequence genome has a window encoding:
- the LOC117607202 gene encoding uncharacterized protein LOC117607202, whose product MSKSSIRKITVDPTKCNTDSRRPSVFERLGTKPAVTAGQNTSDYCRNWALNGSCSYGKNCKYANTHTLISPSKRAKKDNAIASTTGLIEDPFKRLTSKIVKKASHSPDLNLEEWNQTDLEYEDEKVLERRRQLLQRELELQMKKDKEVHGKDKVKQKKKAMTSSSSSHTSSTSSSSSSSSSEDSSSSSTSDSRKKVKKIKSKRHHSGSTDYDEDKERRRKLKLKRLGTKNEKPSVKKKRKFESSSAKKEITARSVKKYSSSSTSRKHSSTPRTRSPAVQVSAPATPATAVLGSSVSLPHHGTSNKVKERNRSESPKATKSRDIDKEERHYKKIRDVDELSKDGTKNKPFDKVKEQDKEKNRTIEEKLKIEERLKLKYKDKEIRSRTPPTSEKSKHQHSKDTISTKTRRSRTPEKSSKSKRELTPSKLPDRPVSTNRSRDSEKKDREYHKSDKTKDREDIRKNDQNNKARQISNQEESHRRIGKECDDKAYLGDKTRQKSRERRDKDHTRDERGHSRLGRDQRDTRDKDKEELQERCRERPRERDRDRDRDRERDRDRERDRDRDRDRDRDRDRDRDRDRDRDRDRDRERDRDRDRDREREKDPIKTRDRDIPSLVSTTIGLTADKNSRYSRDKERIVVKDSAFEKNGIRDRRGDRERERSETKTLSDRDRASQRYDRNTVDKEASTRKTGMNSPRDRFPRERSLDRVSLLDKGVHNVPPLTQASSLPVVQSSIASSSSSSAPATLSTSRDNLIERIDVGHYDRERHRRFNTRYDRGHTSEHDQSRVTPTKVDRLIERREGSPRRTIEIDRNYNRNYGRLSEHWDEQEEASSHLDYRDHHVHEDDRRKTVDGRRYDSPFDERRGIREERPRESRYVVQSGDRTSFDDHRHHHHHHRHPLYPGEKIRSNTSIRDENVVNDDWDSHHRDVEHNRERAYGPVDWEEREWRVRTLWDSRDSLPRSEVHDDDWSSRYDNSVSDWKSNDGRKWDNQSVHIRGHYRNDRSKEIELGESTSHNKRRTYNNSETRDECTVHSSKQASLYGSMKEEPINKKLMELAEGKLSTTREKSADTFPKKVLPKEKSETKEIVATEPKRSCIDESLQTLHTESDLSDISDDPDDILNMDDVTDIDTNKTRTSKKTPDITQRDGQSTVQETEVSSPKEPIEDTVFNTKGKDNAEPMSFRNMEDENVETMDFEEISDGELEEDIKTSGKGLGDALGVDWESLVKETQPRRPTSCNQSSENRWQCKAILHRIGVSAKYAGEDIIKKLTKKYGKDDHSEFFLHDVAFMHTALARNRLLHDLNNDMLPTVDDFLYRSSNVNIDEDVDYDLEVLKPCTSLYEEAKCLLQQVV is encoded by the exons ATGTCAAAATCAAGCATAAGGAAGATAACGGTTGACCCTACGAAATGTAATACAGACTCTCGTCGACCAAGTGTATTTGAAAGGTTGGGGACCAAACCTGCAGTTACTGCCGGCCAAAATACATCGGATTATTGCAGAAATTGGGCATTGAATGGCAGTTGCTCGTATGGAAAGAATTGCAA ATATGCAAATACTCACACATTAATAAGCCCATCCAAGCGTGCCAAAAAGGATAATGCTATTGCAAGTACCACAGGA CTTATCGAGGATCCATTTAAAAGGCTTACTTCTAAGATTGTAAAAAAAGCATCGCATAGTCCTGATTTAAATTTGGAAGAGTGGAATCAAACAGATCTTGAATACGAAGACGAGAAAGTATTGGAAAGGCGTAGACAGCTGTTACAACGTGAATTAGAACTACAAATGAAGAAGGATAAAGAAGTTCATGGAAAAGACAAagtgaaacagaagaaaaaggcAATGACTTCTTCCTCTAGTTCTCATACATCAAGTACATCTAGCAGTAGTAGTAGCTCTAGTAGCGAAGATTCATCTTCTAGTTCAACATCTGATTCACGAAAAAAGGTTAAAAAGATTAAATCTAAACGACATCACAGTGGTTCTACAGATTATGATGaagataaagaaagaagaaggaa attaaaattgaaaaggcTTGGAACAAAAAATGAGAAGCCATCAGTGAAGAAGAAACGTAAATTTGAAAGTAGTTCTGCAAAAAAGGAAATTACTGCTAGATCAGTAAAGAAGTACAGTTCATCTTCAACATCAAGAAAACATTCTTCCACTCCTCGTACAAGATCACCAGCAGTGCAAGTGTCTGCACCAGCAACACCTGCAACAGCAGTATTAGGTTCTTCGGTATCTTTGCCTCATCATGGAACATCTAATAAAGTCAAGGAAAGAAATAGAAGCGAATCTCCAAAAGCAACGAAAAGCAGAGATATAGATAAAGAGGAGAGACATTATAAGAAAATCCGAGATGTAGATGAATTATCTAAAGATGGTACTAAAAACAAACCTTTCGATAAAGTTAAGGAAcaggataaagaaaaaaatcgtacaatagaggaaaagttaaaaattgaagaaagatTGAAGTTAAAATATAAAGATAAAGAGATACGATCTCGAACACCGCCAACATCAGAGAAATCCAAACATCAACACTCCAAGGATACAATTTCGACGAAAACTCGTCGCAGTCGTACACctgaaaaatcatcaaaatccaAACGAGAGCTTACGCCGTCAAAACTTCCAGATAGACCAGTTTCCACAAACAGATCTCGAGATAGCGAAAAGAAAGATCGCGAATACCATAAGAGCGATAAAACTAAAGACAGAGAAGACATAAGAAAAAATGATCAAAATAATAAAGCCAGACAGATATCGAATCAAGAAGAAAGTCATAGAAGAATCGGTAAAGAATGCGATGATAAAGCTTATTTAGGTGACAAAACAAGACAAAAGAGCAGAGAACGACGCGATAAAGACCATACTAGAGACGAACGTGGACATTCAAGACTCGGTCGGGATCAACGAGACACTCGTGATAAAGACAAAGAAGAATTACAGGAACGTTGTCGTGAACGACCACGAGAGAgggatcgtgatcgtgatcgagACCGAGAACGCGATCGCGATCGAGAaagagatagagatagagatcgtgatcgtgatcgcgATAGAGACCGTGACCGGGATCGGGATCGTGATCGCGATCGTGACCGAGATCGTGAACGTGATCGCGATCGTGACCGAGATcgtgaaagagaaaaggatcCAATAAAAACTAGAGACAGAGATATACCATCTTTAGTTTCAACAACGATAGGTTTAACAGCAGATAAGAATTCGCGTTATAGCCGTGATAAAGAGCGAATAGTAGTGAAGGATAGTGCCTTTGAGAAGAATGGTATCCGAGATCGTAGAGGTGACAGAGAAAGGGAGCGATCTGAAACAAAAACGCTTTCCGATCGCGACAGAGCATCTCAACGATATGATAGAAACACTGTAGATAAAGAGGCATCCACCCGTAAAACTGGCATGAACTCGCCTAGAGATCGTTTTCCACGAGAGAGATCTTTGGACAGAGTTTCTTTGCTTGATAAAGGTGTGCATAACGTACCACCATTAACCCAAGCATCTTCTTTACCTGTCGTTCAATCCTCTATAGCATCTTCGTCATCTTCGTCCGCACCGGCTACATTGTCAACGTCAAGAGATAATTTAATTGAGAGGATAGATGTTGGACACTATGATAGAGAAAGACATAGACGATTCAATACTAGGTACGACCGAGGTCATACGTCTGAACACGATCAGTCGCGCGTTACGCCGACTAAAGTTGATCGTTTGATCGAAAGACGAGAGGGTAGTCCAAGACGTACAATTGAAATCGATAGAAATTACAATAGAAATTATGGACGTTTATCAGAACATTGGGACGAACAAGAGGAGGCATCCTCGCATTTAGATTACCGTGATCACCATGTTCACGAAGATGATAGAAGAAAAACAGTGGATGGAAGAAGATACGATAGCCCGTTTGATGAGAGACGTGGAATCCGTGAGGAAAGGCCACGGGAATCTAGATATGTTGTTCAAAGCGGTGATAGAACATCCTTTGACgatcatcgtcatcatcatcatcatcatagaCATCCACTTTATCCAGGAGAGAAAATAAGAAGTAATACATCAATTCG cGATGAGAATGTTGTTAACGATGATTGGGATAGCCATCATCGTGATGTAGAACATAACAGAGAACGAGCTTATGGACCTGTTGATTGGGAAGAAAGAGAGTGGCGAGTAAGAACATTATGGGACAGTAGAGACAGTCTTCCTCGATCGGAAGTGCATGATGATGACTGGAGTTCTCGATATGATAATTCTGTATCAGATTGGAAATCGAACGACGGCCGAAAATGGGATAATCAATCCGTACATATTCGTGGTCACTATCGAAATGATCGGTCTAAGGAAATAGAATTAGGAGAATCTACATCACATAA taaAAGAAGAACTTATAATAATTCTGAAACCAGAGACGAATGTACAGTCCATAGTTCTAAACAAGCATCTTTATATGGTAGTATGAAAGAAGAACCtattaataaaaagttaatGGAGCTTGCGGAAGGTAAATTATCTACAACCCGAGAGAAATCTGCAGATACTTTTCCAAAAAAAGTATTACCGAAAGAAAAATCTGAAACGAAAGAAATCGTTGCAACTGAACCGAAACGTTCTTGTATAGACGAGTCTCTACAAACTCTTCATACAGAAAGTGATCTCAGTGATATTAGTGATGATCCAGATGATATATTAAACATGGATGACGTTACA GACATCGATACGAATAAAACTCGGACAAGTAAGAAAACTCCCGATATCACTCAACGAGACGGCCAATCAACAGTTCAAGAAACAGAAGTATCATCTCCAAAAGAACCTATTGAAGATACAGTTTTTAATACAAAGGGAAAAGATAATGCTGAACCAATGTCATTTag aaACATGGAGGATGAAAATGTGGAAACTATGGACTTTGAAGAAATCTCTGATGGTGAATTAGAAGAAGATATAAAAACAAGCGGTAAAGGTTTAGGTGATGCTTTAGGAGTTGATTGGGAGAGTCTCGTTAAAGAAACGCAACCTCGAAGACCTACATCGTGTAATCAAAGTTCAGAAAATCGTTGGCAATGCAAAGCAATTCTGCATAGAATCGGTGTTTCAGCAAAGTATGCGGGAgaagatataataaaaaaattgacaaAGAAATATGGAAAAGACG ATCATTCGGAATTTTTTCTTCACGATGTTGCATTTATGCACACAGCACTTGCCCGGAATCGCTTATTACATGACCTAAACAATGATATGCTGCCTACGGTGGATGATTTTCTGTATAG AAGTAGTAATGTAAATATTGATGAAGACGTAGATTATGATTTGGAAGTTTTGAAACCTTGTACATCTTTATACGAAGAAGCAAAGTGTTTATTACAACAAGTTGTATGA
- the LOC117607212 gene encoding SET domain-containing protein SmydA-8 isoform X1 yields MSFQDIVEPEKVEELLVSHLKESNIACEDPRPWTVRYSNLGGRGMFATRDIAPNELIFIDAPMVIGPRCVGKHLQMCACCYKNECPLFPCDRGCSLPVCSSQCENSPKHVNYECEYLRSLVPTCGTDWSLNLLLALIPIRALFMTELQRECLRALQCDQTITSNYEIELLLRTVERSPNEKDMELMKRVCGAFNSNSFETVSVHDKDRSSSLRGLYPLGGLQNHNCVPNTRHHFDGKYRLYVNAALPIAAGEELTMSYTNLFWDTTLRRQFLRITKHFSCTCKRCSDPMESGTRLGALLCAFDDCSGNLLPADPLNVGTPWVCDRCRKTINYRQICSIRSGIAAVTEEILYKSPRQIFKFMQKELSCIIPLSNYLIVDVKFRIISYYGRSEGIEWADLTDIELDTKAKYCHDLLSILDVLNCGDCKKKGLILYELYCSNLEKLIRFRQQNAEKVQSNFSVETDENQRILEKAIIILQNDVVSATTIEHDKKYFNQFQVLFKK; encoded by the exons ATGAGTTTTCAAGATATCGTGGAACCGGAAAAGGTGGAAGAATTATTGGTATCTCATTTAAAAGAAAGTAACATCGCATGCGAGGATCCACGACCGTGGACCGTTCGTTATTCGAATTTAGGTGGTCGTGGCATGTTCGCTACTCGAGATATAGCGCCGAACGAATTGATTTTCATTGATGCACCTATGGTGATCGGGCCAAGGTGCGTGGGCAAACATTTGCAAATGTGCGCGTGTTGTTACAAGAACGAGTGCCCTTTATTTCCATGCGATCGGGGCTGCAGTTTGCCGGTATGCTCGTCTCAATGCGAAAATTCACCGAAACATGTGAATTACGAATGCGAGTATTTGAGATCATTGGTACCGACTTGTGGCACAGATTGGTCCTTGAATTTGTTACTGGCATTGATTCCGATCCGCGCTTTATTCATGACGGAACTGCAGCGTGAATGTTTGCGCGCTCTTCAATGCGATCAAACTATCACTTCTAATTACGAG ATCGAACTACTTCTACGAACCGTGGAGAGATCTCCGAACGAAAAGGATATGGAATTAATGAAACGCGTTTGCGGAGCATTCAACTCGAATTCATTCGAAACAGTTAGCGTTCACGATAAGGATCGTTCGTCAAGTTTGCGCGGTCTTTATCCTTTAGGAGGGCTACAGAATCACAATTGCGTACCAAATACAAGACATCATTTTGACGGAAAGTATCGGCTGTATGTTAATGCCGCTCTTCCAATTGCCGCTGGAGAAGAACTTACTATGTCTTATACGAATTTGTTCTGGGATACGACATTGAGAAGACAATTTTTAAGAATCACTAAACATTTTTCTTGTACGTGCAAGAGATGCAGCGATCCCATG gaATCTGGAACGAGATTAGGTGCACTTCTGTGCGCATTTGATGATTGTTCCGGAAATTTGTTACCCGCAGATCCTCTTAACGTTGGAACTCCCTGGGTTTGTGATAGATGCAGGAAGACTATAAATTATCGACAG atATGTTCGATCCGTTCAGGTATTGCGGCCGTCACTGAAGAGATCCTGTACAAATCTCCACGACAGATTTTCAAGTTTATGCAGAAGGAACTCTCGTGTATAATTCCTCTGAGTAATTATTTAATCGTAGATGTAAAGTTTCGAATTATATCGTATTACGGCAGGAGCGAAGGTATCGAGTGGGCAG atttGACTGATATCGAGTTGGATACAAAAGCAAAATACTGCCATGATTTACTTTCTATATTGGATGTTTTAAATTGCGGTGACTGTAAAAAAAAAG gGCTTATTTTGTATGAATTATATTGCTCAAACCTCGAAAAATTGATACGGTTTCGACAACAAAATGCTGAGAAAGTACAATCAAATTTTTCTGTGGag ACTGATGAAAATCAACGTATACTAGAAAAAGCAATCATTATTCTGCAAAATGATGTTGTTTCAGCTACTACTATTGAACATGATAAGAAATACTTTAACCAATTCcaagtattatttaaaaaataa
- the LOC117607212 gene encoding SET domain-containing protein SmydA-8 isoform X2, translated as MSFQDIVEPEKVEELLVSHLKESNIACEDPRPWTVRYSNLGGRGMFATRDIAPNELIFIDAPMVIGPRCVGKHLQMCACCYKNECPLFPCDRGCSLPVCSSQCENSPKHVNYECEYLRSLVPTCGTDWSLNLLLALIPIRALFMTELQRECLRALQCDQTITSNYEIELLLRTVERSPNEKDMELMKRVCGAFNSNSFETVSVHDKDRSSSLRGLYPLGGLQNHNCVPNTRHHFDGKYRLYVNAALPIAAGEELTMSYTNLFWDTTLRRQFLRITKHFSCTCKRCSDPMESGTRLGALLCAFDDCSGNLLPADPLNVGTPWVCDRCRKTINYRQICSIRSGIAAVTEEILYKSPRQIFKFMQKELSCIIPLSNYLIVDVKFRIISYYGRSEGIEWADLTDIELDTKAKYCHDLLSILDVLNCGDCKKKD; from the exons ATGAGTTTTCAAGATATCGTGGAACCGGAAAAGGTGGAAGAATTATTGGTATCTCATTTAAAAGAAAGTAACATCGCATGCGAGGATCCACGACCGTGGACCGTTCGTTATTCGAATTTAGGTGGTCGTGGCATGTTCGCTACTCGAGATATAGCGCCGAACGAATTGATTTTCATTGATGCACCTATGGTGATCGGGCCAAGGTGCGTGGGCAAACATTTGCAAATGTGCGCGTGTTGTTACAAGAACGAGTGCCCTTTATTTCCATGCGATCGGGGCTGCAGTTTGCCGGTATGCTCGTCTCAATGCGAAAATTCACCGAAACATGTGAATTACGAATGCGAGTATTTGAGATCATTGGTACCGACTTGTGGCACAGATTGGTCCTTGAATTTGTTACTGGCATTGATTCCGATCCGCGCTTTATTCATGACGGAACTGCAGCGTGAATGTTTGCGCGCTCTTCAATGCGATCAAACTATCACTTCTAATTACGAG ATCGAACTACTTCTACGAACCGTGGAGAGATCTCCGAACGAAAAGGATATGGAATTAATGAAACGCGTTTGCGGAGCATTCAACTCGAATTCATTCGAAACAGTTAGCGTTCACGATAAGGATCGTTCGTCAAGTTTGCGCGGTCTTTATCCTTTAGGAGGGCTACAGAATCACAATTGCGTACCAAATACAAGACATCATTTTGACGGAAAGTATCGGCTGTATGTTAATGCCGCTCTTCCAATTGCCGCTGGAGAAGAACTTACTATGTCTTATACGAATTTGTTCTGGGATACGACATTGAGAAGACAATTTTTAAGAATCACTAAACATTTTTCTTGTACGTGCAAGAGATGCAGCGATCCCATG gaATCTGGAACGAGATTAGGTGCACTTCTGTGCGCATTTGATGATTGTTCCGGAAATTTGTTACCCGCAGATCCTCTTAACGTTGGAACTCCCTGGGTTTGTGATAGATGCAGGAAGACTATAAATTATCGACAG atATGTTCGATCCGTTCAGGTATTGCGGCCGTCACTGAAGAGATCCTGTACAAATCTCCACGACAGATTTTCAAGTTTATGCAGAAGGAACTCTCGTGTATAATTCCTCTGAGTAATTATTTAATCGTAGATGTAAAGTTTCGAATTATATCGTATTACGGCAGGAGCGAAGGTATCGAGTGGGCAG atttGACTGATATCGAGTTGGATACAAAAGCAAAATACTGCCATGATTTACTTTCTATATTGGATGTTTTAAATTGCGGTGACTGTAAAAAAAAAG ACTGA